Proteins co-encoded in one Xanthomonas campestris pv. badrii genomic window:
- a CDS encoding nucleoside hydrolase — protein sequence MTDPNATASRRRVILEDDIDGFTPAQLLLLQSPEVEVLGISAVSGNIWRDEVLAHTCRLLELAGHPQIPVLPGPVHPLLNSEAATERWEALYGKLVWKGAWTRQWVDGDTVQSAPRYHAHDVVPDLALGNPSVVRPADEPAALFMLRMVRQYPGEVSIIATGPLTNLALAQSLDPAFATLARELVYMGGSLNPRQQRNSVSARQFAREFVNSPRREFNIRWDPEAARIVMHAPWRKITMVPVDPSTATELTPHLLARMSAADTAIGHALRRREPGFPMWDELATAVWLRPELATQVETLYVDTNTAFDAGYGDILSWAPGYQPGLGEQAQRVVHAVDVQAFEQMLIDRLTAPQPPAVGLPLPLLPPGEGARRADEGTPADKNAVPAEYANEPAT from the coding sequence ATGACCGACCCGAACGCCACCGCATCCAGACGCCGCGTCATCCTCGAAGACGATATCGATGGCTTCACGCCCGCGCAGCTGCTATTACTGCAATCGCCCGAGGTCGAGGTGCTGGGCATCAGCGCGGTGAGCGGCAATATCTGGCGCGACGAAGTGCTGGCGCATACCTGCCGCCTGCTGGAACTGGCCGGCCATCCGCAGATTCCGGTGCTGCCGGGCCCGGTGCATCCGCTGCTCAACAGCGAGGCCGCCACCGAGCGCTGGGAAGCGCTGTACGGCAAGCTGGTGTGGAAGGGTGCGTGGACGCGGCAGTGGGTGGATGGCGACACCGTGCAGAGCGCGCCGCGCTACCACGCGCACGACGTGGTGCCCGACCTGGCGCTGGGCAATCCCAGCGTGGTGCGCCCGGCCGACGAGCCGGCCGCGTTGTTCATGCTGCGCATGGTGCGCCAGTACCCGGGCGAGGTGAGCATCATCGCCACCGGCCCGCTGACCAATCTGGCGCTGGCGCAATCGCTGGACCCGGCGTTCGCCACACTCGCGCGCGAACTGGTCTACATGGGCGGCAGCCTCAATCCGCGGCAGCAGCGCAACAGCGTGAGCGCACGGCAATTCGCGCGCGAGTTCGTCAATTCGCCGCGCCGCGAATTCAATATCCGCTGGGATCCGGAAGCCGCCCGCATCGTCATGCATGCCCCGTGGCGCAAGATCACCATGGTGCCGGTGGACCCTTCCACCGCCACCGAACTCACCCCGCACCTGCTCGCGCGCATGAGCGCCGCCGACACGGCGATCGGGCATGCACTGCGCCGACGCGAGCCGGGCTTTCCGATGTGGGATGAGCTGGCCACGGCGGTGTGGCTGCGGCCGGAGTTGGCCACGCAGGTGGAGACGCTGTATGTGGACACCAACACTGCCTTCGACGCGGGCTATGGCGACATCCTGTCATGGGCACCGGGCTATCAGCCGGGGCTGGGCGAGCAGGCGCAACGCGTGGTGCATGCGGTGGATGTGCAGGCATTCGAGCAGATGTTGATCGACCGCCTCACTGCGCCGCAGCCGCCAGCAGTCGGGTTGCCGCTCCCCCTTCTCCCGCCGGGAGAAGGTGCCCGAAGGGCGGATGAGGGGACGCCAGCCGATAAAAATGCGGTGCCCGCTGAGTACGCCAACGAGCCAGCGACATGA
- the gvpU gene encoding gas vesicle accessory protein GvpU, which produces MTDQEQHQPSLEDVKLAFDGQSVDWYLQKLVGIANTSNTQFGITLFVEGVIVSGQLVSGKQYFEAFAQEFSAAFPGSDEEKEDVRLAFASHASIYDTEDDAQQGSTPPQFIHLIESRCFSPGGQPLPSNRGVLWRGKVNAVSGFTLGSLSAD; this is translated from the coding sequence ATGACAGACCAGGAACAACATCAACCGTCGCTGGAAGACGTCAAGCTGGCATTCGACGGCCAGAGCGTGGATTGGTATCTGCAGAAGCTGGTCGGCATTGCCAACACTTCGAATACGCAGTTCGGCATTACCCTGTTCGTGGAAGGCGTGATCGTCTCGGGCCAGCTGGTGAGCGGCAAGCAGTACTTCGAAGCCTTTGCACAGGAATTTTCTGCGGCGTTTCCCGGTAGCGACGAAGAGAAGGAAGACGTGCGTCTTGCATTCGCCAGCCATGCCAGCATCTACGACACCGAAGACGATGCGCAGCAAGGCAGCACGCCGCCGCAGTTCATCCACCTGATCGAATCGCGTTGCTTCTCACCCGGCGGCCAGCCGCTGCCAAGCAACCGTGGCGTGCTGTGGCGCGGCAAGGTCAACGCGGTGTCCGGCTTCACGCTGGGCTCGCTGTCTGCCGATTAG
- a CDS encoding gamma-glutamyltransferase family protein, whose protein sequence is MLQTLRACRGMVVAPHHLAAQAGRDVLRDGGTAIEAAVATAACLAVVYPHMTGIGGDGFWLIREPDGHVHAIDACGRAARAATLGFYAGRAGIPWRGPGAANTVAGTVSGWALALQRADGRLPLQRLLADAIHHAGAGVPVTAGGAQIAASKGAELRCQPGAYARIFEPHGVPLREGALLQQPQLAHTLQRLADAGLDSFYRGALAADIAADLHALGSPLHADDLAAHRADRSVPLSVGIAGARVYNHAPPTQGLASLLILALFDRLQVTQADSLAHVHGLIEATKQAFLIRDAHIGDPAWMTLDAQALLDDSAALDALAARIDMSRALPWPQPSQAGDTVWFGAIDAAGRAVSCIQSTYFEFGCGLVLPRTGITWQNRGCSFRLAADGWNALAPGRKPFHTLNPALATFDDGRVMAYGTMGGEGQPQTQAALFSRYARFGMPLQQAITAPRWLLGRTWGQDSTTLKLEDRFDPALVQALREAGHAVELLPAYTAVMGHAGALVRQADGVISGASDPRSDGVVAGW, encoded by the coding sequence ATGCTGCAGACCTTGCGCGCCTGCCGCGGCATGGTGGTGGCCCCGCATCACCTGGCCGCACAGGCCGGCCGCGATGTGTTGCGCGACGGCGGCACCGCCATCGAAGCGGCCGTTGCCACCGCCGCCTGCCTGGCCGTGGTGTACCCGCACATGACCGGCATCGGCGGCGACGGCTTCTGGCTGATCCGCGAGCCGGATGGCCACGTCCACGCCATCGATGCCTGCGGCCGCGCCGCGCGCGCAGCGACCCTGGGCTTCTACGCCGGCCGGGCCGGCATCCCGTGGCGCGGCCCGGGTGCGGCCAATACCGTGGCCGGAACCGTCTCCGGCTGGGCATTGGCGCTGCAACGGGCCGATGGCCGGCTGCCGCTGCAGCGCCTGCTCGCCGATGCCATCCATCACGCCGGCGCCGGTGTGCCGGTCACTGCCGGCGGCGCGCAGATCGCGGCCAGCAAGGGCGCCGAGCTGCGCTGCCAGCCCGGCGCCTACGCACGCATCTTCGAACCCCACGGCGTGCCCCTGCGCGAGGGCGCGCTGCTGCAGCAACCGCAGCTGGCACACACCCTGCAGCGGCTGGCCGACGCCGGCCTGGACAGCTTCTATCGCGGTGCACTGGCCGCCGACATCGCCGCCGACCTGCATGCGCTCGGCAGCCCACTGCATGCCGACGACCTGGCCGCGCACCGCGCCGATCGCAGCGTGCCGTTGTCGGTGGGCATTGCCGGTGCACGCGTCTACAACCACGCCCCACCCACCCAGGGCCTGGCCTCGCTGCTGATCCTGGCGTTGTTCGACCGCCTGCAGGTGACCCAGGCCGACAGCCTTGCGCATGTGCACGGCTTGATCGAAGCCACCAAGCAGGCCTTCCTGATCCGCGATGCGCATATCGGCGACCCGGCGTGGATGACGCTGGATGCACAGGCATTGCTGGACGACAGCGCCGCGCTCGACGCCCTGGCCGCACGCATCGACATGAGCCGCGCCCTGCCCTGGCCGCAACCCTCGCAGGCAGGCGACACCGTCTGGTTCGGCGCCATCGACGCCGCTGGGCGTGCGGTCAGCTGCATCCAGTCCACCTATTTCGAGTTCGGCTGCGGCCTGGTGCTGCCGCGCACCGGCATCACCTGGCAGAACCGCGGCTGCAGCTTCCGCCTGGCGGCAGACGGCTGGAACGCGCTCGCCCCGGGGCGCAAACCCTTCCACACCCTCAACCCGGCACTGGCCACCTTCGACGATGGCCGCGTCATGGCCTACGGCACCATGGGCGGCGAAGGCCAGCCACAGACCCAGGCCGCGCTGTTTTCGCGTTACGCCCGCTTCGGCATGCCGCTGCAGCAGGCGATCACGGCGCCGCGCTGGCTGCTCGGCCGTACCTGGGGCCAGGACAGCACCACGCTGAAGCTGGAAGACCGCTTCGATCCAGCGCTGGTGCAGGCCCTGCGCGAGGCCGGGCATGCGGTGGAACTGCTGCCTGCCTACACGGCGGTGATGGGGCACGCCGGTGCACTGGTGCGGCAGGCCGATGGCGTGATCAGCGGCGCCAGCGACCCGCGCTCGGACGGCGTGGTTGCAGGCTGGTGA
- a CDS encoding allantoate amidohydrolase: MARCDQLGVAPFSDTPGGLFRAWLSPAHRAAVAQVGEWMRQAGMQVRLDAAANLIGRYEGTHADAPALLIGSHLDSVRDAGRYDGPLGILLGIECVAALHAQGRRLPFAIDVIAFGDEEGSRFPASMVCSRAVAGTLDPAALALSDAAGIDVASALAQWDLDIAQIHHAARAPGSVLAYLETHIEQGPVLEAEGLPVGIVTAIAAQRRFALRFDGRAGHAGTTTMALRRDALGAAADAVLAIERIARDGSNGLVATVGRLQLAPGAVNVVPGRVDCTLDVRAGDDATRDAAVRAIEHALARIGSERGIAIAIDPLQTLAASPCAPALMTRLEHAVAAQGIAPRRLVSGAGHDAMTMAALCPTAMLFVRCAGGVSHHPDEHVDPADAEVALAVMRHFIDHLGAPLVT; this comes from the coding sequence GTGGCGCGTTGCGACCAGCTGGGCGTGGCTCCTTTCAGCGACACGCCCGGTGGTCTGTTCCGTGCCTGGCTCAGCCCGGCCCATCGCGCTGCGGTGGCGCAGGTAGGCGAGTGGATGCGCCAGGCCGGCATGCAAGTGCGGCTGGATGCGGCCGCCAACCTGATCGGGCGGTACGAAGGCACGCACGCCGACGCGCCAGCGCTGCTGATCGGCAGCCACCTGGACAGCGTGCGCGATGCCGGCCGCTACGACGGTCCGCTGGGCATCTTGCTCGGTATCGAATGCGTCGCTGCGCTGCATGCGCAGGGGCGGCGGCTGCCATTCGCCATCGACGTGATCGCCTTCGGCGACGAGGAAGGCTCGCGCTTTCCCGCCTCCATGGTCTGCAGCCGCGCGGTGGCCGGCACGCTCGACCCGGCCGCACTGGCGCTGAGCGACGCGGCCGGCATCGATGTCGCCAGCGCGTTGGCACAATGGGACCTGGACATCGCGCAGATCCACCACGCTGCACGCGCGCCCGGCAGCGTGCTGGCGTATCTGGAAACGCATATCGAACAAGGCCCGGTGCTCGAAGCCGAAGGCCTGCCGGTGGGTATCGTCACTGCGATCGCCGCACAACGGCGTTTTGCGCTGCGCTTCGACGGCCGCGCCGGGCATGCCGGTACCACCACGATGGCGCTGCGTCGCGATGCCTTAGGCGCCGCGGCCGACGCAGTGCTGGCGATCGAACGCATCGCCCGCGATGGCAGCAACGGTCTGGTGGCCACCGTCGGCAGACTGCAGCTCGCCCCCGGCGCGGTCAACGTGGTGCCCGGCCGCGTGGACTGCACGCTGGACGTGCGCGCCGGCGACGACGCCACCCGCGATGCCGCGGTGCGCGCGATCGAGCACGCACTGGCGCGCATCGGCAGCGAACGCGGCATTGCGATCGCCATCGACCCACTGCAAACCCTGGCCGCCAGCCCCTGCGCACCAGCGCTGATGACCCGGCTCGAACACGCCGTCGCCGCGCAAGGCATCGCCCCACGGCGGTTGGTCTCCGGCGCCGGCCACGATGCGATGACGATGGCCGCGCTCTGCCCGACGGCCATGCTGTTCGTGCGCTGCGCCGGCGGCGTCAGCCATCATCCGGACGAACACGTCGACCCGGCCGACGCCGAGGTCGCGCTGGCGGTCATGCGCCACTTCATCGATCACCTGGGAGCGCCCCTTGTCACCTGA
- a CDS encoding AtzE family amidohydrolase, which yields MQLPAQWQAGIDRNTDILRGHAHVLASFTPPRAATHDTAGPRGQIAAIVAKTRSQHAQAARLATQTLARIHQANDRLCAITRLLPARAAADAARVQAALTGGSDGGALAGVPFVVKDLFDVAGQVTTAGAAVRAHCAPAHRDAAVVQRLSDAGAVLVGTANMDEFAYGFATVNAHYGTTANPHDPQHLAGGSSGGSAAAVAAGLVPFALGSDTNGSIRVPAALCGVYGLRPTHGAIPLEGVFPFVDALDVVGPFATCVADLRRVHEVMLGQPVAACTADTLRIARLGGWFQHNLDPELEAGLGALMQACNSTAAIQLPEAERARAAAFVLTAAEGGHRHRAALGTQAEQFDPATRDRLLAGLQLPASAVADAQAFARWFATAMRALWDEVDVLIAPATPCVAPRIDQDTIQIDGLPVSARANLGIFTQPLGLAGCPVLAAPLPRPGRLPLGVQLIAAPGREDRLFALAAQLERDGHLAFSPPAEGQ from the coding sequence ATGCAACTCCCAGCGCAGTGGCAAGCCGGCATCGATCGCAATACCGACATCCTGCGCGGCCATGCGCACGTGTTGGCCAGCTTCACCCCACCGCGCGCCGCCACCCATGACACGGCTGGCCCGCGGGGCCAGATCGCGGCCATCGTCGCCAAAACGCGCAGCCAGCACGCGCAAGCCGCGCGCCTGGCCACCCAGACCCTGGCGCGCATCCACCAGGCCAACGACCGCCTGTGTGCGATCACCCGCCTGCTGCCGGCGCGCGCCGCCGCCGATGCCGCGCGCGTGCAGGCGGCGCTGACCGGTGGCAGCGATGGCGGTGCGCTGGCGGGCGTGCCGTTCGTGGTCAAGGACCTGTTCGATGTCGCCGGCCAGGTCACCACCGCCGGCGCGGCGGTACGCGCGCACTGCGCGCCGGCCCATCGCGATGCGGCGGTGGTGCAACGCCTGAGCGATGCCGGTGCGGTACTGGTCGGCACCGCCAACATGGACGAATTCGCCTACGGGTTTGCCACCGTCAACGCGCACTACGGCACCACCGCCAACCCGCACGACCCCCAGCATCTGGCCGGCGGCTCGTCGGGTGGCTCGGCGGCGGCGGTGGCGGCGGGGCTGGTGCCGTTCGCGCTGGGCTCGGACACCAACGGCTCGATCCGCGTGCCCGCCGCGCTATGCGGCGTGTATGGCCTGCGCCCGACGCATGGCGCAATTCCGCTGGAGGGCGTGTTTCCCTTCGTCGATGCGCTGGACGTGGTGGGGCCATTCGCGACCTGCGTGGCCGATCTGCGCCGCGTGCACGAAGTGATGCTCGGGCAGCCAGTTGCAGCCTGCACTGCCGACACGCTGCGCATCGCCCGGCTTGGCGGCTGGTTCCAGCACAATCTCGATCCCGAGCTGGAGGCCGGCCTGGGCGCGCTGATGCAGGCCTGCAACAGCACCGCGGCGATCCAGTTGCCGGAAGCCGAGCGTGCCCGCGCGGCGGCCTTCGTGCTGACCGCCGCCGAAGGTGGCCACCGCCATCGCGCCGCCCTGGGGACGCAGGCCGAGCAGTTCGACCCGGCCACGCGCGACCGCCTGCTGGCCGGGTTGCAGCTGCCGGCCAGCGCAGTGGCCGATGCGCAGGCGTTCGCGCGCTGGTTCGCCACCGCGATGCGGGCGCTGTGGGACGAGGTGGACGTGCTGATCGCCCCTGCCACGCCGTGCGTGGCGCCGCGCATCGATCAGGACACCATCCAGATCGATGGCCTGCCTGTCTCGGCACGCGCCAACCTGGGCATCTTCACCCAGCCGCTCGGCCTGGCCGGGTGCCCGGTGCTGGCCGCGCCGCTGCCGCGGCCGGGGCGCCTGCCGTTGGGCGTGCAGCTGATCGCCGCGCCCGGCCGCGAAGACCGCCTGTTCGCCCTCGCCGCGCAGCTCGAACGCGATGGACACCTGGCCTTCAGCCCCCCTGCGGAGGGCCAGTGA
- a CDS encoding pyridoxal-phosphate-dependent aminotransferase family protein: protein MSPDLRHLHTFAELDPPQRLLMGPGPVNAHPRVLRAMAADLLGQFDPEMTSYMNEVMALYRPLFGTDNRWTFLVDGTARAGIEAALVSLVQPGDRVLVINFGRFGLLLTEILQRLGAQVHSVDAPWGEVVPLAAIAEAIERVAPTLVATVHGDTSTTMAQPLDGLGALCRAAGALSYVDATATLGGMEIASDRWGVDVVTGGLQKCLGGPSGSAPITVSERAAEAIFARRHVERGIARADIANGSGPRIASNYFDLAMIMDYWSDKRLNHHTEATTMLYGARECARVALQEGLPARFARHAAAGRAVSAGVRAMGLEVFGSDAHRMTNVTGVVIPPGIDNDAVRRRMREDFEIEIGTAFGPLQGRIWRIGAMGYNAMKHKVLITLAALEAVLRAEGYTCTPGLAVESALAAWHAEPVA from the coding sequence TTGTCACCTGACCTGCGTCACCTGCACACCTTCGCCGAACTCGACCCGCCGCAGCGGCTGCTGATGGGCCCCGGCCCGGTCAATGCGCATCCGCGGGTGCTGCGCGCGATGGCGGCCGACCTGCTGGGGCAGTTCGACCCGGAGATGACCAGCTACATGAACGAGGTGATGGCGTTGTACCGGCCGTTGTTCGGCACGGACAATCGCTGGACGTTCCTGGTCGACGGCACCGCGCGCGCCGGCATCGAAGCGGCGCTGGTGTCGCTGGTGCAACCCGGCGACCGCGTGCTGGTGATCAACTTCGGCCGCTTCGGCCTGTTGCTCACCGAAATCCTGCAGCGCCTTGGCGCGCAGGTACACAGCGTGGATGCGCCCTGGGGCGAGGTGGTGCCGCTGGCGGCCATTGCCGAGGCGATCGAACGCGTGGCACCCACGCTGGTGGCCACCGTGCACGGCGACACCTCCACCACCATGGCGCAGCCGCTCGACGGCCTGGGTGCGCTGTGCCGCGCGGCCGGGGCGCTGAGTTACGTGGATGCCACCGCCACCCTCGGCGGCATGGAGATCGCCAGCGACCGCTGGGGCGTGGACGTGGTCACCGGCGGCTTGCAGAAATGCCTGGGCGGCCCCTCCGGCTCGGCGCCGATCACCGTGTCCGAACGCGCGGCCGAGGCGATCTTTGCGCGCCGCCATGTCGAGCGCGGCATCGCGCGCGCCGACATCGCCAATGGCAGCGGTCCGCGCATCGCCTCCAATTATTTCGACCTGGCGATGATCATGGATTACTGGTCGGACAAGCGCCTCAACCACCACACTGAAGCCACCACCATGCTGTACGGCGCGCGCGAATGCGCACGCGTCGCGTTGCAGGAAGGCCTGCCCGCGCGCTTCGCCCGCCACGCCGCCGCCGGCCGCGCGGTGAGCGCCGGCGTGCGCGCGATGGGGCTGGAGGTGTTCGGCAGCGATGCGCACCGCATGACCAACGTCACCGGCGTGGTGATTCCGCCGGGCATCGACAACGACGCGGTGCGTCGGCGCATGCGCGAGGATTTCGAGATCGAGATCGGCACCGCGTTCGGCCCGCTGCAGGGGCGTATCTGGCGCATCGGCGCGATGGGCTACAACGCGATGAAGCACAAGGTGCTGATCACCCTTGCCGCGCTGGAAGCCGTGCTGCGTGCCGAAGGCTACACCTGCACCCCGGGCCTGGCCGTGGAGTCCGCGCTGGCGGCCTGGCACGCGGAGCCTGTGGCATGA
- the puuE gene encoding allantoinase PuuE: protein MSTARDLVGYGATPPAAHWPGGARIAVQFVINYEEGAENCVLNGDAGSEAFLSEMVGAQAQPGARAMAMESLYEYGSRAGFWRLHRLFAARGVPVTVFGVANALASNPDAVAAMQAADWEIASHGLRWIDYQRVDEATERAHIARAIAVHTRVTGSRPLGWYQGRTSPNTARLIAEEGGFVYDADSYADDVPYYDHRHGRAQLIVPYTLDANDMKFVAYNGFADGEPFFRYLRDGFEQLRSEGGRMLSIGLHGRIAGKPARAAALARFVDHVLASGDAWVARRIDIARHWLQVHPA from the coding sequence ATGAGCACCGCGCGCGACCTGGTCGGCTACGGTGCCACGCCGCCTGCGGCGCATTGGCCCGGTGGCGCGCGGATTGCCGTGCAGTTCGTCATCAACTACGAAGAGGGCGCCGAGAACTGCGTGCTCAATGGCGATGCCGGCTCGGAGGCGTTCCTGTCGGAAATGGTCGGCGCGCAAGCGCAGCCCGGCGCCCGTGCCATGGCGATGGAAAGCCTGTACGAATACGGCAGCCGCGCCGGGTTCTGGCGGTTGCACCGGTTGTTCGCCGCGCGCGGCGTGCCGGTGACCGTGTTCGGCGTTGCGAACGCGCTGGCTAGCAATCCCGACGCCGTTGCCGCCATGCAGGCCGCCGACTGGGAGATCGCCAGTCACGGCCTGCGCTGGATCGACTACCAGCGTGTCGATGAAGCCACCGAACGCGCGCATATCGCCCGCGCCATCGCGGTGCACACCCGCGTCACCGGCAGTCGCCCGCTGGGCTGGTACCAGGGACGCACCAGCCCCAATACCGCGCGCCTGATCGCCGAGGAAGGTGGCTTTGTCTACGACGCCGACAGCTATGCCGACGACGTGCCGTATTACGACCACCGCCACGGCCGCGCGCAGTTGATCGTGCCGTACACGCTGGATGCCAACGACATGAAATTCGTCGCCTATAACGGGTTTGCCGATGGCGAGCCGTTCTTCCGCTATCTGCGCGATGGCTTCGAGCAGCTGCGCAGCGAAGGCGGGCGCATGCTCTCGATCGGCCTGCACGGGCGCATCGCCGGCAAGCCGGCGCGTGCCGCGGCGCTGGCGCGCTTCGTCGATCACGTGCTGGCCAGCGGCGATGCGTGGGTGGCGCGACGCATCGATATCGCGCGCCATTGGCTGCAGGTGCATCCGGCATGA
- a CDS encoding adenosine deaminase family protein — MPRLHRYLILSLCAVLPSVALARPAQAPAQQREQQVAQLFHAAAAQPAQLRAWLQAMPKGGDLHNHLSGSVYAEDYLQWASEDGACVQLDDLSLRAPPCGKGQEPASGLAARNAALYGRVVDALSMRRFLPTAAQPTGHGQFFGSFGKFDAVVRTRVADTVAAVLDQAARDRVPYVEIIANPPQMDQAAQRMQALPWRGDDDSANLAALQQALPPLVQAAQAALADIDAQVRRVLRCDQADARPGCRVTYRYVPYVLRVLPPPAVFGQMALAHALVAAGGSRAVAVNIVAPEDNPVALADYTRHMAMFRFFATRYPGVALSLHAGELTLGLVPPAQLRSHIRQAVDAGARRIGHGVDLPYEDDASGLLARMREHHVAVEINLTSNDVILGVKGAHHPLAMYLRAGVPVVLSTDDAGVSRADMTHEYQRAMQEQGIDYPTLKQLARNGLTYGFLPGASLWTADGSGVQSCHDALQREADDADCRAFRQASEKARLQWQLETDLAQYERSLLAQRS; from the coding sequence ATGCCACGTCTTCATCGCTACCTGATCCTGTCTTTGTGCGCGGTGTTGCCGAGCGTGGCGCTTGCACGTCCTGCGCAAGCGCCAGCGCAGCAGCGCGAGCAACAGGTGGCGCAGCTGTTCCACGCTGCCGCCGCGCAACCTGCACAGCTGCGCGCTTGGCTGCAGGCCATGCCCAAGGGCGGCGACCTGCACAACCACCTGTCCGGTTCGGTGTATGCCGAGGACTATCTGCAGTGGGCCAGCGAAGACGGCGCCTGCGTGCAACTGGATGACCTGAGCCTGCGCGCGCCGCCATGCGGCAAGGGGCAGGAGCCGGCCAGCGGCCTGGCCGCACGCAATGCAGCGTTGTACGGGCGGGTGGTGGATGCCTTGTCGATGCGCAGGTTCCTGCCCACTGCCGCGCAGCCCACCGGGCACGGCCAGTTCTTCGGCAGCTTCGGCAAGTTCGATGCGGTGGTGCGCACACGCGTGGCCGATACGGTGGCCGCGGTGCTCGACCAGGCCGCGCGCGACCGCGTGCCTTACGTGGAAATCATCGCCAATCCGCCGCAGATGGATCAGGCCGCGCAGCGCATGCAGGCGCTGCCCTGGCGAGGCGATGACGACAGTGCCAACCTGGCCGCCCTGCAGCAGGCGTTGCCGCCGCTGGTGCAGGCCGCACAGGCGGCGCTGGCCGATATCGATGCGCAGGTTCGCCGCGTGCTGCGCTGCGACCAGGCCGATGCGCGCCCCGGCTGCCGGGTCACCTATCGCTATGTGCCGTATGTGCTGCGCGTGCTGCCGCCCCCGGCGGTGTTCGGGCAGATGGCGCTGGCCCATGCGCTGGTGGCCGCCGGCGGCAGCCGTGCGGTGGCGGTGAATATCGTCGCGCCCGAAGACAACCCGGTGGCGCTGGCCGACTACACGCGGCATATGGCGATGTTCCGCTTCTTCGCCACGCGCTATCCAGGCGTTGCGCTGTCGCTGCATGCAGGCGAACTGACCCTGGGCCTGGTACCGCCGGCGCAGCTGCGTTCGCATATCCGCCAGGCCGTGGATGCCGGCGCACGCCGTATCGGCCACGGCGTGGACCTGCCCTACGAGGACGATGCCAGCGGGCTGCTGGCGCGCATGCGCGAGCACCATGTGGCGGTGGAAATCAACCTGACCAGCAACGACGTGATTCTGGGCGTCAAGGGCGCGCACCATCCGCTTGCGATGTACCTGCGCGCAGGCGTGCCGGTGGTGCTGTCCACCGACGATGCCGGCGTGTCGCGTGCCGACATGACCCACGAATACCAACGCGCCATGCAGGAACAGGGCATCGATTACCCCACGCTCAAGCAACTGGCGCGCAACGGGCTGACGTATGGTTTCCTGCCAGGTGCCAGCCTGTGGACTGCCGATGGCAGCGGCGTCCAGTCCTGCCACGACGCATTGCAACGCGAGGCAGACGATGCCGACTGCCGTGCCTTTCGCCAGGCCAGCGAGAAGGCGCGGCTGCAATGGCAGCTGGAAACCGACCTGGCGCAGTACGAGCGCTCGCTGCTGGCGCAGCGCAGTTAA